The region acaataataataataataataataataataataataataataatagtaattccGGGGTTTTGGCCTCTGAAGCGAATTTTCTCTGCTCTCTTTCTGCAACTCAACTTTAGCTAGACGCTGTCTCCATTCATGGTGGGGCTGTTAAACTGCTATTTCACTCGAAGCTCCAAACCAGCCGGTTATCACCTTCGTAATCTCCAAGGTTGGTTCTCACATGGGCGACCGGAGTTGACCTGTTCTTATTCATTTCTTTTGATTTGATGCCAACTCTTCTTGAAAGGATTGGACCACGCTGCACTTatattactacgtattatttattaaatttccGTTTAGAATACGATTACATAATGTATTCATGGTAAGCGAAAGGTGTTGAATTGGCAAGCTGATTGCATGAAGCTTGGGCAtttgagaaaagggaaaaaCGTAAGGCGCCTGTGACTGATATTGCGCGTAAGGTGCTCGATGAAATTCGTGAACTGCTAATTCAAATGAAGTTAAGTGAGGCTCCTGCATTTTAAGTGTTATGATGCAGAAAGTATAACTGGCTTGGTGACTTGAAAAAAGTCCGGTTCTTGTTTACAGTGgacttaatatattttattgcaTAAGAGGTTTTGTTGGTGGATTGTTGTGGTGTTTTCAAACTTACTTCTCCATGAATCTCACTCTCGctcctctttttcttttcagtTCTCACTCTCTGCGGCTTTCTGGGTCAAAGTCAGTCACGAACTAGCGAAGCAGCGATCAGTCGATCGCCGAATAAGTCGCGAAGCCCTCATCAGTCGGTCAGTTCTTGGTTTCATTCTCAATTCTCATTAATCATTGGCTGGTTACTTAGCTAAAAGCCCGACTCATCCCCCTGAGAAGGCTACTCGTGCTACAGTTTGTATCCAAGTTTGAAATAAATCCTAATAACCTGATTAGCTGATTCCAATTTCTAATTTTTAGGTAGTTTATAGCTACTacttttaaatttgcaataccTTCAATTTGTAGAGTTTAGTTATCTTTCACTGTGGAAAAATTGGCCTATTGTCTAACTGCATTTGATATCTTGCCTTGCCATTTGTGTCATTTTTTCCCAATTTTGCAACTTTTTCCATTTCAGCTTGCTGCAAGTTCCACAGTATTTTAATTCTCATTCAAAGCCAATAGGCCAGAAGCTGACAGAATATCTGCTTTTGATAAATGCTAGATTTACTAAGATAAATGATCTAACTATTTTTAGTGCTTGTCAATGATCAATAAGAATAACTGCTATGTCCAATTTTTGCATAGTGAAAAGCTATGGCAGTAGAGGAGTGGTGGAAGCGTGAGATGGGTACTGGAAGAAGGGCTTTTGTGATGGTGTTGGTGGGAATATGTCTGCTTCATGGATTGGGTATTCTTTTATTCACTAGAGGCTTTCTTCTCACTCGCACTGAGCTCTCACATTACAGCCAGTGCTCTGATATCCACCATTCTCCCTGCTTTCCACCCTCTTCTTCATCCTTTCCCAatcaaaatgaagaagaaacgGTCAAAAGTTCTCCCCATGTTCATACGCAAAGCCAAAGTTGTTGGACCAAACAATCTGTTGATCGCCTTGTCATCGTTGTTCTAGATGCCCTCAGGTACTACCATCATATTTGCATACTCTTCTTTCCGCTTTTTTAATcttcttttatttcctttttctttttcaattgtATATGAACTTATAATGAAGTagctatttaattaattactttttcattaaaatttttaaatcttcAAAATAGGTTTGACTTTGTTGCTCCCAGCACATTTTTTCAAGGTATGCACTTCACCCCCCTTCAATCTGCACTTACTTTCTACTTTTAAAATGTGAGATAAGGTTTCCTGCCAGTCTGCCACTGGTACCAATACTCTTTGATTCCAGCTTAGTCAGTGCTACTTAATAGTTTCCTTACCCTCAtcaattgtaaatatttaagcatctgtttctctctctctctctctcttttctgcttGGGTTTTAGATAGAAAACCATGGATGGACAAATTGCCAGTGCTGCATAAGCTCGCCACTCGACCAGGATCATCTGCTAGGATCTTCAAAGCTATAGCTGATCCACCTACCACCAGTTTGCAGCGtctaaaagtaaatattttctCTTTATGATTACTCTCCCATGGATGTTTTATAAGGAAAGAACATTAGCTTTAACCCTCAGGTCTTACTCACACCTCTGTTCATTTATCTAGTTTTAGGAACATGCATATCTATGCCATTCAAGAATTTCTCTTATAACGATTCTTGTTCTCCTTGGCTATATTAGTTGCTGTCTTGCCTTGCTTAGTTTCTCATTTGGGCTTCAAAAGCTTTAGTCTTTAATATTAATGGTATTCTATTTTGCTTTTTCTGATTTCAGGGCTTAACAACTGGTGGACTTCCAACTTTTATTGATGTGGGAAATAGCTTTGGTGCTCCTGCAATTATCGAGGATAATTTAATATATCAGGTGACAATGAGGATGCTCGTTCATAGTAACTTTCTTTAAGtgaattaatttcatttccttaatttttcAACCTATGTCTAACCATTAGTGTTTATTGTATTGCTTCTATTTGTAGATGGTTCACAATGAAAAGCGAGTGTTGATGATGGGAGATGACACTTGGGTGCAGTTGTTCCCTAAACATTTTAACAAATCTTTTCCATTCCCTTCCTTCAATGTTAAAGATCTTCATacagtatgtttttttttttttttttttttttttttttttaaatttaatttattttatatttattaattccATTGTTGACACTTGGTCATCATGAGAAAGTGCACATTGAAAATGtgttttccatgaaaaattAGTGTAAGGTTGAGCATTGAAAACAATGCCCCTTAGCTGAATCTTCAACATGTCTATTTGCCAGGTAGACAATGGCTGTATCGAgcacatttttccttccttGTACAAAGATGATTGGGATGTGCTTATAGCACATTTTCTTGGAGTGGTATGATTATCATAAGCTACCACAAATGTTATGGCAATTACACCTCCGCTCTTTTCTGGCCATTCTATTCTGATATTAATTTCTAAATCCCTAAGGATCATGCTGGACATATATCTGGTGTTGATTCTACTCAAATGATAGAGAAGTTGGAGCAATATAACACGGTTTTGGAGGtacttttgtttatttaaaaattttgcatGTTTAAGTTGTCAACTGAATAAGGTTGTGGCTGAGTCTGGGGGTGTATGTGATACTTTTGTAATGGGTTGGAACCCCTTCATGTCTTATATCTTCTTAATAATCATATAAAATGAGGTTGTCATTAGAACAAGAAGAGAGACAACAGGGATGGTGGTAGTTAAGGACTTTGGATGAATGTATTGATCAAAGTTTTGGAGGGgaagttttaagttttttttttcttttttctaaacATTTACTGTTTCCCTTGTATCTCTACTTTTGCAATACATATCTGGATTCTCTAATCATATTTTGCTCAAGTTGTAGATTGACCAGTTCTTCCTAAAAATTCATTTGGGAAGTAACCTTGATGCACACCTTCACTATTGGGTGATTGTACACTTTCTAGTAAAATGTCCCATGAATCTGAGTAGTTGCAACATGTTTAATTGTGAAGTCATGATAATTTACACTATCTGCCTGGGAGTGGGTTGTGTTCAATCTTACCTCTATTATGTTGTTTATCATGATTAAATCTAAGTGCTCTTGGCATTATGTGATGTTTTCTATTTCATAGTTGCTTTTTGTGCCTTATTATTGCTCTCTGAAATCTGAATTAATGTTTTGGACTGTGTCTTTAGCAAATTGTTGATGTGTTGGAGAGCCAGAGTGGACCAGGAGGATTACATGAAAATACTATGCTTCTTGTGATGGGTGATCATGGGCAAACTGTCAATGGTGACCACGGTGGAGGGACTGATGAAGAGGTTCCATATCTACCATTTAACATCAGACTCTAGAAGCAAAGCTTAAGAAAAACatgcaaaaacaaaataaagcaaaaacataaacaaataataataataatagaaaattttagaaatttaaGTACAATTTCCTTTCTATCCTAAAGAGACATTTTTGCAGGTTGAGACATCACTATTTGCCATGAGTTTTAAGAAGCCTCCATTTCCTTCACCATTGGAATCTGACACTTCATCTTGCCAACTTGACTTGGTATGCCTAAATTATAGATATGAAATACTTattaatatgtgtgtgtgtatgtgatACATTAATGCAGTTTTTCTTCCTATATTCCCTTGCAAAGAGTCTTAAGAATCATCCCCCTTACACTTTTCACTATTATATCTTTATGTCAGGATGGAAATAGGATGTGCATCAGCTCCATCCAACAGGTTAAGTCATAGTCTCATTCTATACAGGTGCTGAATTATGTTTTCTTTAGAAAATTCACTAGGCCATGTTTTTTGGTCTCAGCTTGATTTTGCAGTCACAGTGTCTGCTCTGCTTGGTATTCCCTATCCATTTGGAAGGTGCTTAATAAGAACTTCCTTTATATTAATGTTtctctaattattttattgattctGAAAACCACATTATACATGCTATCATTTTCTATTTCTATAGGCTCTGTCTGATATGGGGAAAAAtacttgttttgttttggtACTTTATTTCAGTTATActtctatattttctttatgagAGGCATGTGCATATTTTCTATATGTAAACAACCCCACTTGGTTACTTCTAGTCTATGGACAGTTCCTTCTCCAAGCTGTTCAGTTTGTGACCGTTGACTTAGTGAGTGATAAATGTTATATTCCTTTTTGGCTTTACATTATAAATAAGATCAATTGGTTTTCTAAGAGTGTTTTGATGTCTCTCCCTCCCACCCCCACTACCCTCTTTCTCTTCTGAAACAATCTAAAATAGTGACTTTCTTGACAATGTTGAGCGAATATTTGTATGCCACAGATTAGCCATTATTTTATGCATGATGCACCTGAGGCTTCCTTCTCACTCATATTGTGCTTTCATGATAGTGCTAATGGTCCAGGACTATTAACCATTTTCCTTCTCTCTCTTACTGAGCTTTCGTGATAATGCCATTTCTCAAAGACTATTCATCATTTTCCTTGCTCACACCCAATCCACCCATTCCTCCCCATTTTTTCAGTATCAAAAGGAAGACTTTAAACCCTATAGGAGACCTTATTAAACCACCATAGTTCAATTTGACTTTGAAACCATGGTCAATATAGATAACCAGTAATACCAAAACTATAATTCACAAAAGTTTCATTCCTATAAAAATTTCCAATAAAAAAATCATCTACAAGCTTTCAGTGTACAGAAGCAACTTGCTTCAGATTTCTGCAATTTAAGAAAGTGTATTCCTATAGATGTTTTCAGATATTCAAGCGGTTATTTTAGTTTTAGCGTCTTTGTGCATTAAGTGTTCATAATGTTATTAGCATTTAAGTTGGTAAACTAATTCCCcttagaaaataaataattgctTGATAGTGTCAAATACTCTGATATTTCTGGATGATGATTTACCAAGTTTCACTAATTTTCAGCATTGGACGTGTTAATGCTGAACTATATTCACTAGCCGCTGGTACATGGAATTCAGAAAGTTTTGACGGTGGTAGTCATCAAGATCAATTGGAGAAGTGGATGCAGAATTATGTCAATGTGCTCTGCATCAATGCATGGCAGGTAATTTTCTTCATTCTCCTTTAAGGAATATTTGGCCAGCTACCAGTCTTATGCAATTCAAGGGATTTACATAGGTAACAGTTTCTTTTGGGTATACATAATACATCTAAGGGGGATGGGGTCAAGGCTGTGACCTTTCTAAAAGCAATTGgttgatttattttcttatgatagcaatttctttaattttttattttcgaacataatgttttttttttaaagccagCATAGATGTGTGTTTTATAATTCCCAACTTCCTTGACATATCTCTGTGAAATGAAAATGGGCACTTTGCATTTCCTCAATATGAGAGCATCCTTattaatggagttttttcgcggtttttgagtttttgtaagtgattaggaaagagaaaatgggaggggaggaaaaaaaaataaaacaaatatgatttataaaaaaaatgcataactcTCAGGCGTGCCTGACGTGCCCGAGTGGGCGCCTGCTGTGCGCGTTTCGCGCACAGCAGAGCTGCAAGTTGAAGCTAGAGCACTGTTCTAAAAACTTTGATTTGCAGATGAACCCAACCCTTTCTCTCTCATTCCTCTCTTTCCTCCACATCATACATCACTATTCCAAAAACCCTCAATTATCCATTGCTATGGATGCTCTGAGAACTAGTGTCTGACTGTCTGGTACTGTGGTACATGTCTATATTAGATACTTGTACTGTGACCACATAAGTTAATGCTAAACTTGAAATGTTGtgtttaaaatattatctaGATTGAATGATATggattttaatgtttttggtGCTAGAAATTTGAGCAGACAAGCATTTAAACATCAGTTTTATGTTCTCTAATATGTTTTGAAGCATCAGGTGGTGCTTATGTTATAAACTCATCTTATTTTACAGAATGCCTTCTTATCTGCAACTCATGAATTTACTGATGTAGGTGAAGAATTACATTGATGTGTATTCAGCTTCATCACTAATTGGATTTTCAGACAAAGATTTGTCACATATTGATGACCTCTATGATCTGGCGCAAAACATGTGGTCACATACCAAAGATGCTCTAGTGCAATGTGGAAATGGGAATTGCTCTACTTCATTACCTTCACTAAAGGAGCAAATTAATGCTTATTCTAATATTTTGGCTAGTATTACTACTCTAGCCCGATCAAAATGGACAGAATTTAATTTAAAGATGATGGGTGCTGGTTTTGCCATAATGTtgctttctcttcttctccatatCATTATCATCACGAAGTTGGACAAGCAGTGTGGATTGCATTTTCCTTACTGCGGCAACTTTAGGATATCCTTTGAGGTTACTTTTGCTTATATTACTGTCTTGATCCGGGCATTTAGTTTTCTTTCAAACAGTTTCATTTGTAAGTTTCTTATCCACCCAAAATTTGCTCACTGAGTTGATGCATAGTCCTTTCCATCAATTAGggtctttttcctctctttattttgtttaatgtaTATATCTCTGCTCTCTGGATTCCAGTGGAAGAAGGCAAAGTGGCTGGTTTTCTTTTAGCAACAACTGGAATTCTTCAGTTACGCCAAGCAATAGCTGCTAAGAAGATGCAATCAGAAGTAAGTATTTGCTATtgttttaaagattttttactACATATATAAGTTTATTGAAATGCACCAAGGGTATACCGTATACAATATTCAGAACAATAAGTTTATGGACATGCACTTACAAGAAAGGCTCATTAGTCCATTACAATATTCAGAACAATCCTAACCTAATTCAATAACCCGATAATTTACATCATCATACAAAGGTCCAATACTTAAAAGAGCCCAATTCCCTAAACCTTTCTTTACCTTAGTGAAATCCCATTCTCTTTTTTTACGAAAAAGCACCTTAGTCCTCATGCTGCTGCTGCCAGATTGTATCTCTGAAGCTAAGAGACAACTGGTCCCATCTCTTTTTGTAGCTGATACTGACAAAAGAAGCCCTGAAAACTCTAGCctaatattttactttatttctgTGAATCTACAGGCTCTACTTTTTGTTTTCCTGGTCCCATTCCTCAGATTTGGAATTGAACTAGGGCAGTCAAAGCAGGCAGTCAATTCATTATTTTTGAAGACGTTTCCTTCATGGACTCTAGGAGTTGACAAAGATACTAAATTCTGGATTTATGCGGCTGATCTCTTACCAATACTAGCTCTTTTGTTTTTAGCATTTATAGTATACAAGAGCTCCTATCAGGGCATTTCAAAGTATATTGTTGCAGGAACTATATGTAGCTATTTGCTTATAGCTGTAGATTGGGCTATGGACACTAACTTGTTTGGTTTAAGCATGATGAATGGCAGCTCTAAAGAAAACTGGATTCCCCGAATAGTCTATCTTTTAGG is a window of Ipomoea triloba cultivar NCNSP0323 chromosome 11, ASM357664v1 DNA encoding:
- the LOC115996604 gene encoding GPI ethanolamine phosphate transferase 3 isoform X1; the protein is MAVEEWWKREMGTGRRAFVMVLVGICLLHGLGILLFTRGFLLTRTELSHYSQCSDIHHSPCFPPSSSSFPNQNEEETVKSSPHVHTQSQSCWTKQSVDRLVIVVLDALRFDFVAPSTFFQDRKPWMDKLPVLHKLATRPGSSARIFKAIADPPTTSLQRLKGLTTGGLPTFIDVGNSFGAPAIIEDNLIYQMVHNEKRVLMMGDDTWVQLFPKHFNKSFPFPSFNVKDLHTVDNGCIEHIFPSLYKDDWDVLIAHFLGVDHAGHISGVDSTQMIEKLEQYNTVLEQIVDVLESQSGPGGLHENTMLLVMGDHGQTVNGDHGGGTDEEVETSLFAMSFKKPPFPSPLESDTSSCQLDLDGNRMCISSIQQLDFAVTVSALLGIPYPFGSIGRVNAELYSLAAGTWNSESFDGGSHQDQLEKWMQNYVNVLCINAWQVKNYIDVYSASSLIGFSDKDLSHIDDLYDLAQNMWSHTKDALVQCGNGNCSTSLPSLKEQINAYSNILASITTLARSKWTEFNLKMMGAGFAIMLLSLLLHIIIITKLDKQCGLHFPYCGNFRISFEVTFAYITVLIRAFSFLSNSFILEEGKVAGFLLATTGILQLRQAIAAKKMQSEALLFVFLVPFLRFGIELGQSKQAVNSLFLKTFPSWTLGVDKDTKFWIYAADLLPILALLFLAFIVYKSSYQGISKYIVAGTICSYLLIAVDWAMDTNLFGLSMMNGSSKENWIPRIVYLLGILQVSFLAIARCSGKQRTSDWERCNTKTLSMLFAWSSTIIILSGKQGPLVALVAVVEGWCILRLMGLEETVGSTLYSPPVTKWSLLAVCLFFCTGHWCTFDGLRYPAAFVGFDEFNLVRQAVLLTIDTFGFSHIVPIIGLPFLVACQCPLKKTNQKKQVFYSNLLQVYLIYGLTLATTTTLTILSVAIQRRHLMVWGLFAPKFVFDALGLLLTDFLICLASLYYFTN
- the LOC115996604 gene encoding GPI ethanolamine phosphate transferase 3 isoform X2 — its product is MDKLPVLHKLATRPGSSARIFKAIADPPTTSLQRLKGLTTGGLPTFIDVGNSFGAPAIIEDNLIYQMVHNEKRVLMMGDDTWVQLFPKHFNKSFPFPSFNVKDLHTVDNGCIEHIFPSLYKDDWDVLIAHFLGVDHAGHISGVDSTQMIEKLEQYNTVLEQIVDVLESQSGPGGLHENTMLLVMGDHGQTVNGDHGGGTDEEVETSLFAMSFKKPPFPSPLESDTSSCQLDLDGNRMCISSIQQLDFAVTVSALLGIPYPFGSIGRVNAELYSLAAGTWNSESFDGGSHQDQLEKWMQNYVNVLCINAWQVKNYIDVYSASSLIGFSDKDLSHIDDLYDLAQNMWSHTKDALVQCGNGNCSTSLPSLKEQINAYSNILASITTLARSKWTEFNLKMMGAGFAIMLLSLLLHIIIITKLDKQCGLHFPYCGNFRISFEVTFAYITVLIRAFSFLSNSFILEEGKVAGFLLATTGILQLRQAIAAKKMQSEALLFVFLVPFLRFGIELGQSKQAVNSLFLKTFPSWTLGVDKDTKFWIYAADLLPILALLFLAFIVYKSSYQGISKYIVAGTICSYLLIAVDWAMDTNLFGLSMMNGSSKENWIPRIVYLLGILQVSFLAIARCSGKQRTSDWERCNTKTLSMLFAWSSTIIILSGKQGPLVALVAVVEGWCILRLMGLEETVGSTLYSPPVTKWSLLAVCLFFCTGHWCTFDGLRYPAAFVGFDEFNLVRQAVLLTIDTFGFSHIVPIIGLPFLVACQCPLKKTNQKKQVFYSNLLQVYLIYGLTLATTTTLTILSVAIQRRHLMVWGLFAPKFVFDALGLLLTDFLICLASLYYFTN